A single genomic interval of Camelina sativa cultivar DH55 unplaced genomic scaffold, Cs unpScaffold00512, whole genome shotgun sequence harbors:
- the LOC109131557 gene encoding uncharacterized protein LOC109131557, with translation MFKDAQLFIAKCDSCQKMGNIGRRNEMPQQPILEVKIFDVWGIDFMRPFNPPSNGNMYILVAVDYVSKWIEAIAIPTNNHKVVMKMFKSIIFPRFGIPRVVISDGGTHFINRVFDGLLKKHGVKHKVATAYHPQTSGQVELLYGKNCHLPVEVEYKVMWATKLLNLDIRTAQEKRVMDLHELEEIRLEAYDNLRIYKERTKTFHDKKIRHKDLKAGDKVLLFNSKLRIFPGKLKARWSRPFEIKEVLPYGAVTLLGKSKNEFIVNGQRVKKYMANEST, from the exons ATGTTCAAGGACGCACAGCTCTTCATAGCAAAATGTGATTCGTGCCAGAAAATGGGTAACATAGGTCGACGAAATGAAATGCCTCAGCAGCCGATCTTAGAAGTCAAAATTTTTGATGTCTGGGGAATAGACTTCATGAGACCCTTCAACCCACCCTCGAATGGAAACATGTACATCCTAGTGGCAGTCGATTATGTCTCGAAATGGATAGAAGCAATCGCCATCCCGACGAACAATCACAAGGTCGTAATGAAGATGTTCAAAAGCATCATTTTCCCGAGATTTGGAATCCCAAGAGTAGTaatcagtgatggaggaaccCACTTCATTAACAGGGTTTTCGATGGATTGTTGAAAAAGCACGGAGTCAAGCATAAAGTCGCGACAGCTTATCACCCGCAAACCAGCGGACAAGTGGAA CTCCTATACGGAAAAAACTGTCACCTTCCGGTCGAGGTTGAATACAAAGTAATGTGGGCGACCAAGCTACTGAATTTGGACATAAGGACTGCCCAAGAAAAGAGAGTAATGGATCTCCATGAACTCGAGGAGATACGGCTGGAGGCTTATGATAATTTGAGgatctacaaggaaagaaccaagacttttcatgacaagaagattCGACACAAGGATTTAAAAGCTGGAGACAAAGTCCTTTTATTCAACTCGAAGCTTCGGATATTCCCTGGGAAGCTCAAGGCTAGATGGTCAAGACCTTTCGAAATTAAGGAAGTTCTTCCCTATGGAGCAGTCACTCTACTAGGTAAAAGTAAGAATGAATTCATTGTGAATGGGCAAAGAGTAAAGAAATACATGGCAAATGAGAGCACATAG
- the LOC104773317 gene encoding uncharacterized protein LOC104773317: MENVRRNLFGNGSTHIGIPPSPSQGMMPDKFDGKAGFKTWQKKMCYYLASMNMERYLTEDPPTLPQGDTDVYVVGSMDSWAQGDYCCKIQILNRLVNDLYDLYNMYKTSKALWLALETKYKTDESGMQKFSTTKFLNFKMVDSKPIMEQVEARQRIFQEINLEGMSICNVFKTNCLIEKLPPVRSNFKHYINFKRKGHDVHVAEHKVKLKSKGRGISIPHKSLKVSSGPNFKKSNLERKFKGKCHHFGKIGHKAEVCKSKAKDLKLQANLTEEDMVAVVTECNLVDIWNPVEWFYDTGATRHICTDRTMFTTYEKNKLND; this comes from the exons ATGGAAAACGTGCGCCGAAATCTGTTCGGTAATGGATCAACCCACATAGGGATACCACCTTCGCCTTCCCAAGGAATGATGCCAGATAAGTTCGATGGCAAAGCTGGGTTCAAAACGTGGCAAAAGAAGATGTGCTACTACTTGGCCAGCATGAACATGGAAAGGTACCTCACAGAGGATCCACCAACGCTTCCACAAGGTGACACAGATGTGTATGTGGTTGGAAGTATGGATAGCTGGGCTCAAGGAGACTATTGTTGCAAAATTCAGATTCTGAACCGTTTGGTCAATGATCTGTATGATCTCTACAATatgtacaagacttcaaaagcatTGTGGCTAGCTTTGGAGACCAAGTACAAGACTGATGAGTCTGGGATGCAGAAATTCTCAACTACGAAGTTCCTGAACTTCAAGATGGTGGATtccaaaccaattatggaaCAAGTGGAGGCTCGTCAACGCATCTTTCAGGAGATCAATTTGGAAGGGATGTCGATCTGCAATGTCTTCAAAACGAATTGCTTGATCGAGAAGCTACCACCAGTCCGGTCGAATTTCAAGCATTACATTAACTTCAAGCGTAAG GGGCATGATGTTCATGTAGCTGAGCATAAGGTCAAGCTGAAAAGCAAGGGTAGAGGGATCTCTATTCCTCATAAATCGTTGAAGGTGTCATCTGGAccaaacttcaagaagagcaACCTTGAGAGGAAGTTTAAAGGCAAGTGTCATCATTTTGGTAAGATTGGACACAAGGCTGAAGTGTGCAAAAGCAAAGCCAAAGATCTCAAGTTGCAAGCAAACCTAactgaagaagacatggttgCGGTGGTTACGGAATGTAACTTGGTTGATATCTGGAATCCAGTGGAGTGGTTCTATGACACTGGTGCTACCAGACATATATGTACTGATAGGACCATGTTCACCACCTACGAGAAGAACAAGTTAAATGATTAG